The following are from one region of the Platichthys flesus chromosome 2, fPlaFle2.1, whole genome shotgun sequence genome:
- the mcrs1 gene encoding microspherule protein 1 — MQAGDPLVGASMAVSGAQSRSEDEESLGVKDMKRTATQAFGSGVPKRRSSSRSIKRKKFDDELVESSLVKSSSRVKGPPVIEPVRCPTSELSSCEKKKVTKSGTTLTPPLAMVINPPPITKRVKKSKQPLHITKDLGRWKPTDDLLLINAVLQTTDLTSVHLGVKFSCRFTLREIKERWYALLYDPVISKLAWQAMRQLHPEAIAAIQSKALFSQAEEALLAKIGSTSQPKLDVFQELLSKHPGVFHPSRTPKSLLVHWQLLKQYYLLDDQSVQPLPKGDQVLNFSDAEQMVDDVKLKESRDEVLEHELMISDRHQKREIRQLEQELPRWQVLVDSITGMSMPDFDNQTLAALRGRMVRYLMRSREITLGRATKDKQIDVDLSLEGPAWKISRKQGIIKLKNNGDFFIANEGRRPIYIDGRPVLSGNKWKLNNNSVVEIAGLRFVFLINLELISLIKAEAAKMTQQ; from the exons ATGCAAGCAGGTGACCCTCTGGTTGGTGCATCTATGGCGGTCTCAGGTGCCCAGAGTCGGTCAGAGGACGAAGAGTCGCTTGGagtaaaagatatgaaaaggACAGCAACACAAGCATTTGGCAGTGGTGTTCCCAAACGTAGAAGTTCTTCCAG GTCGATAAAGAGGAAGAAGTTTGACGATGAGCTCGTAGAAAGCAGTCTTGTGAAGTCATCTAGCAGAGTCAAAGGCCCTCCTGTCATAGAGCCTGTCCGCTGTCCAACAAGTGAACTCTCATcttgtgagaaaaaaaag GTGACAAAGTCAGGAACCACTCTCACACCACCTCTCGCCATGGTAATAAACCCGCCACCCATCACCAAAAGAGTGAAGAAAAGCAAGCAACCTCTACATATCACCAAAGACCTGGGGCGGTGGAAACCCACTGATGATCTGCTCCTTATTAATGCAGTGCTGCAG ACAACAGATCTAACCTCAGTTCATCTGGGGGTCAAGTTCAGCTGTCGTTTCACTTTGCGGGAGATTAAAGAGAGGTGGTACGCTCTGCTCTACGATCCTGTCATCTCAAA GCTGGCATGGCAGGCCATGCGGCAGCTTCACCCAGAAGCCATTGCAGCGATTCAAAGTAAAGCCCTTTTCAGTCAGGCTGAGGAGGCACTACTGGCAAAGATTGGTTCG ACCAGTCAGCCTAAACTGGACGTGTTCCAAGAGCTTCTTAGCAAACACCCTGGTGTCTTTCACCCATCGCGCACTCCCAAGAGCCTACTGGTGCACTGGCAGCTGTTAAAGCAGTACTACCTACTGGATGACCAGAGTG TCCAGCCTCTTCCTAAAGGTGACCAGGTCCTCAACTTCTCTGATGCTGAGCAGATGGTTGATGACGTAAAGTTAAA GGAGAGCAGAGATGAAGTTTTGGAGCATG AGCTGATGATTTCTGATCGGCACCAGAAAAGGGAGATCAGACAGTTAGAGCAGGAGTTGCCTCGTTGGCAGGTTCTGGTGGACAGTATCACAG GGATGAGCATGCCTGACTTTGACAACCAGACACTGGCAGCACTACGAGGGCGAATGGTACGCTACCTCATGAGATCAAGAGAG ATTACATTGGGCAGGGCGACCAAGGACAAACAGATAGATGTGGATCTGTCACTAGAAGGACCAGCCTGGAAAATATCAAGAAAACAAG GAATTATTAAACTGAAGAATAATGGTGACTTCTTCATCGCCAACGAGGGCAGACGACCCATTTACATTGATGGCAGACCAGTCCTGTCGGGCAACAAGTGGAAACTAAATAACAACTCAGTGGTGGAG ATCGCAGGTCTCCGCTTTGTGTTTCTAATTAACCTGGAACTCATCTCGCTAATAAAAGCCGAAGCAGCCAAGATGACTCAGCAGTGA
- the LOC133965008 gene encoding 25-hydroxyvitamin D-1 alpha hydroxylase, mitochondrial, which yields MTPVRRMLQQALRVSGRSAFPLVKWMERWAEGASAAAHGAKDLRTLDDMPGPSVASFAWDLFAKRGLSRLHELQLEGLQRYGPMWKASFGPILTVHVADPALIEQVLRQEGKHPMRSDLSSWKDYRKLRGHHYGLLTSEGEEWQAVRSLLGKHMLRPKAVEAYDETLNSVVSDLIAKLRLSRRPGGLVTDIASEFYRFGLEGISSVLFESRIGCLDPVVPEETERFIQSINTMFVMTLLTMAMPSWLHKLFPKPWNVFCQCWDYMFDFAKGHIDQRLTTEAEKIARGEKVEGRYLTYFLSQTALPIKTVYSNVTELLLAGVDTISGTMSWSLYELSRHPELQVLLRNEVLSALEGRRVAEAADVARMPLLKATVKEVLRLYPVIPANARVIPETDIQVGGYLIPKNTLITLCQYATSRDPAVFLNPDEFQPHRWLNKDQAHHPYASLPFGVGKRSCIGRRIAELELYLALARILVEFDVKPDPEGVTVKPMTRTLLVPDNVISLQFIER from the exons ATGACCCCAGTGAGAAGGATGCTGCAGCAAGCTCTTCGAGTATCCGGCCGGAGCGCCTTCCCCCTGGTCAagtggatggagagatgggcCGAGGGCGCGTCGGCCGCTGCGCACGGTGCCAAGGACCTGAGGACGCTGGACGACATGCCCGGGCCGTCCGTGGCCAGCTTCGCCTGGGACCTGTTCGCCAAACGGGGGCTGTCCAGGCTTCACGAGTTACAG CTGGAAGGGCTGCAGCGCTATGGTCCCATGTGGAAGGCCAGCTTCGGCCCCATCCTGACAGTTCACGTGGCTGACCCGGCGCTCATCGAGCAGGTGCTGAGGCAGGAGGGCAAGCACCCCATGCGCTCCGACCTCTCCTCCTGGAAGGATTACAGGAAGCTCAGGGGGCATCACTACGGACTCTTGACATC agagggggaggagtggCAGGCGGTGAGAAGCCTCCTGGGGAAGCACATGCTGCGACCGAAGGCAGTGGAAGCTTACGATGAAACCCTGAACAGCGTGGTCAGTGACCTCATTGCCAAACTTCGCCTCAGCAGACGCCCCGGAGGCCTTGTCACTGATATCGCCAGCGAGTTCTATCGCTTCGGCCTCGAGG GTATTTCCTCCGTGCTGTTTGAGTCCAGAATTGGTTGCCTGGATCCCGTGGTTCCTGAAGAGACAGAACGTTTCATCCAGTCGATCAACACTATGTTTGTGATGACGCTTCTTACTATGGCCATGCCCAGCTGGTTACACAAGCTGTTCCCTAAACCCTGGAACGTCTTCTGTCAGTGCTGGGACTACATGTTTGATTTCG CAAAAGGTCATATCGACCAGCGGCTGACAACCGAGGCAGAGAAAATTGCTCGTGGAGAAAAGGTGGAGGGCCGTTATCTCACCTACTTCCTGTCCCAGACGGCCCTGCCAATAAAGACGGTCTACAGCAACGTCACAGAGCTGCTCCTTGCAGGAGTTGACACG atCTCCGGCACGATGTCCTGGTCCCTGTATGAGCTGTCCCGTCACCCTGAGCTGCAGGTTTTGCTCCGGAATGAGGTGTTGAGTGCGCTGGAGGGTCGGAGGGTAGCGGAGGCAGCAGATGTTGCTCGTATGCCTCTCCTGAAGGCCACAGTCAAAGAAGTGCTCAG GTTGTACCCGGTTATTCCTGCAAATGCACGGGTCATCCCAGAAACAGACATCCAGGTTGGAGGATACCTCATCCCTAAAAAT ACTCTGATCACCCTCTGCCAATATGCAACCTCACGGGATCCGGCAGTGTTTCTAAATCCAGATGAATTCCAGCCTCATCGATGGCTGAACAAAGACCAGGCTCATCACCCGTACGCCTCTCTACCGTTCGGAGTGGGAAAACGCAGCTGCATAGGTCGTCGTATCGCTGAGCTGGAGCTCTATCTCGCCCTTGCCAGG ATCCTTGTGGAGTTCGATGTGAAGCCAGACCCAGAAGGGGTTACCGTTAAGCCCATGACACGGACGCTTCTGGTTCCTGACAATGTCATTAGCCTCCAGTTTATCGAACGATGA